From one Neorhizobium galegae genomic stretch:
- a CDS encoding aldo/keto reductase, with the protein MNVTERRKLPHASVEVTQMGLGCAQMGSLYHKTSYEESAGAFGAAWEAGIRYYDTAPFYGYTRSERRLGTMLTDLPRGDFVLSTKVGRLMQPDETVGSQEDGYVEPLPFRPVFDYSYDGIMWSFEASQQRLGILKPDILYIHDIGSMTHGDKHQHYWYQLTAGGGFRALKKLREEGLTKAVGLGVNEWEIIRDAMQVFDIDVAMLAGRYTLLEQQSLSFMDDCASQGVGIVVAGPFNSGLLAGNRKFNYADAPADILARVEVLRAACEEEGVSLQAAALQFPLAHPAVVTVVSGARTAEQIKSNVDWFGEEIPASFWSRLKARGLIADGAPLPGQEG; encoded by the coding sequence ATGAATGTCACCGAGCGCCGCAAGCTGCCCCACGCCTCCGTCGAAGTGACCCAGATGGGGCTCGGCTGCGCGCAGATGGGCAGTCTCTACCACAAGACCTCTTACGAGGAATCGGCCGGCGCCTTTGGCGCCGCCTGGGAGGCCGGCATCCGTTATTACGATACGGCGCCCTTCTATGGATACACGCGCTCCGAGCGGCGGCTCGGCACCATGCTGACGGACCTGCCGCGCGGCGACTTCGTGCTCAGCACCAAGGTCGGCCGGCTCATGCAGCCGGACGAGACGGTCGGCTCGCAGGAAGACGGATATGTCGAGCCGCTGCCTTTCCGGCCGGTCTTCGACTACAGCTATGACGGCATCATGTGGTCCTTCGAGGCAAGCCAGCAGCGGCTCGGCATCCTCAAACCCGATATTCTCTACATCCACGATATCGGCAGCATGACCCATGGCGACAAGCACCAGCACTACTGGTACCAGCTGACCGCCGGCGGCGGTTTTCGCGCGCTGAAGAAGCTGCGTGAGGAAGGACTTACTAAAGCGGTCGGCCTCGGCGTCAACGAGTGGGAGATCATCCGCGACGCGATGCAGGTCTTCGATATCGACGTCGCCATGCTCGCCGGCCGGTACACGCTGCTCGAACAGCAGAGCCTCTCGTTCATGGACGACTGCGCCAGCCAAGGCGTCGGCATCGTGGTGGCCGGGCCGTTCAATTCCGGCCTGCTCGCCGGCAACCGCAAATTCAACTATGCGGATGCGCCGGCCGATATCCTCGCCCGCGTCGAGGTGTTGCGCGCGGCCTGCGAGGAAGAGGGCGTCAGCCTGCAGGCGGCGGCATTGCAGTTTCCGCTGGCCCATCCGGCGGTGGTGACGGTCGTCTCCGGCGCACGCACCGCCGAACAGATCAAGTCGAATGTCGACTGGTTCGGAGAGGAAATCCCCGCCTCCTTCTGGTCCCGCCTGAAAGCCCGCGGGCTGATCGCCGATGGCGCGCCGCTGCCCGGTCAGGAGGGCTGA
- a CDS encoding UxaA family hydrolase — protein MDLAASPIIILNPIDDVGVARQPMRAGGPTGYGDLAARELIGRGHKVAIRAIPNGGEVKKYGQVIGVATQDIAPGSHVHLHNLAMLPSEHEHQFSVDIEEKGMLPEAERRTFMGYDRGLGGAGTRNYIGVISSVNCSATVSRYIADYFNRLGGLDGFDNIDGVVALTHGGGCALNNKSEGYRLLIRTIQGYARHPNFGGILMIGLGCETNQIAPILEHYRMEEGERLRTMNIQQHGGTRKTIDAAIAIIKEMLPGVNAATRTPQPLSKLKLALECGGSDGYSGISANPALGYASDLIVRNGGTTVLSETPEIYGAEHLLTRRAVTPAVAQKLLQRIDWWRDYTARNGDELNNNPSHGNKLGGLTTILEKSLGAVAKGGSMPLKAVYEFAETVTEPGFVFMDTPGYDPVAVTGQVAGGCNVICFTTGRGSVSGFKPSPCIKIATNSEMYEHMKEDMDLNCGGIVTGEETIEQAGLRIFEDVIAVASGKQTLSEIYDYGDNEFVPWQVGAVT, from the coding sequence ATGGATCTTGCGGCTTCACCCATCATCATCTTGAATCCGATCGACGACGTCGGCGTCGCAAGGCAGCCGATGCGGGCCGGCGGCCCGACCGGTTACGGCGATCTCGCGGCCCGCGAGCTGATCGGCCGTGGCCACAAGGTGGCTATAAGGGCGATCCCGAACGGCGGCGAGGTGAAGAAATACGGCCAGGTGATCGGCGTCGCAACCCAGGACATCGCCCCCGGCAGCCATGTGCACCTGCATAACCTCGCCATGCTGCCTTCCGAGCACGAGCACCAGTTCAGCGTCGATATCGAGGAAAAGGGCATGCTGCCGGAAGCCGAGCGGCGCACCTTCATGGGCTACGACCGGGGCCTCGGTGGCGCCGGCACCCGCAACTATATCGGCGTCATCTCCTCGGTGAACTGTTCCGCCACCGTATCGCGCTACATCGCCGACTATTTCAACCGCCTGGGCGGCCTGGACGGTTTCGACAATATCGATGGCGTCGTGGCGCTCACCCATGGCGGCGGCTGCGCGCTCAACAACAAGTCGGAAGGTTACAGGCTGCTTATCCGCACTATCCAGGGATATGCCCGGCATCCGAATTTCGGCGGCATCCTGATGATCGGCCTCGGCTGCGAAACCAACCAGATCGCCCCGATCCTCGAACATTACCGCATGGAAGAGGGCGAACGGCTGCGGACCATGAACATCCAGCAGCATGGCGGCACCCGCAAGACCATCGATGCGGCGATTGCCATCATCAAGGAGATGCTGCCCGGCGTGAATGCCGCGACGCGCACGCCGCAGCCTCTGTCCAAACTGAAACTGGCGCTCGAATGCGGCGGCTCGGACGGTTATTCCGGGATTTCCGCCAATCCGGCGCTCGGTTACGCCTCAGACTTGATCGTCCGCAACGGCGGCACGACGGTGCTGTCCGAAACGCCGGAGATCTATGGTGCCGAACATCTGCTCACCCGCCGCGCCGTGACCCCCGCCGTGGCCCAAAAACTCCTGCAGCGGATCGACTGGTGGCGGGATTATACCGCCCGCAACGGCGACGAGCTCAACAACAACCCATCCCACGGCAACAAGCTCGGCGGCCTGACCACCATTCTGGAAAAGTCGCTCGGCGCGGTCGCCAAGGGTGGTTCGATGCCGTTGAAGGCCGTTTATGAGTTCGCCGAGACCGTCACCGAACCCGGTTTCGTGTTCATGGATACGCCGGGCTACGATCCGGTCGCGGTGACCGGCCAGGTGGCGGGCGGCTGCAACGTCATCTGTTTCACCACCGGCCGCGGCTCGGTTTCGGGCTTCAAGCCGTCGCCCTGCATCAAGATCGCCACCAATTCCGAAATGTACGAGCACATGAAGGAAGACATGGACCTGAACTGCGGCGGCATCGTCACCGGCGAGGAGACGATCGAACAGGCGGGATTGAGGATTTTCGAGGATGTGATCGCGGTAGCCTCGGGCAAGCAGACGCTCAGCGAGATCTACGACTACGGCGACAACGAATTCGTGCCATGGCAGGTCGGGGCGGTTACGTAA
- a CDS encoding amidohydrolase family protein, translating to MRIDAHQHFWRIADRTGQWPPAELQAIHRDFLPDDMRPLLEATGIDGTVLVQTMENEADTAFMLDLADSTPFILGVVGWTDMKAPGAPAAIARLARHPKLKGLRPMLQDIGDDHWIGDPALDAAVAAMLEHHLVFDALVLPRHLEPLLGFARRHPGLPIVIDHGAKPPISEGRFIDWYARMKVLAELPNVHCKLSGLLTEAGDQKPQAVRPYAETIFDLFGPGRVIWGSDWPVLRLAGDYQAWLDQCLDIVPADAHGEVFGGNAQRFYRLGA from the coding sequence ATGCGGATCGACGCGCATCAGCATTTCTGGCGGATCGCGGACCGGACCGGCCAATGGCCGCCGGCCGAGCTTCAGGCAATTCACCGGGACTTCCTGCCCGACGATATGCGCCCGCTTCTCGAGGCCACCGGCATCGACGGCACGGTGCTGGTGCAGACCATGGAGAACGAGGCGGACACCGCCTTCATGCTCGATCTCGCCGACAGCACCCCTTTCATCCTCGGCGTGGTCGGCTGGACCGACATGAAAGCGCCCGGCGCGCCGGCTGCCATAGCCCGGCTGGCCCGGCATCCGAAGCTCAAAGGGCTCCGGCCGATGCTGCAGGATATCGGCGACGACCACTGGATCGGCGATCCGGCGCTCGATGCAGCCGTGGCCGCCATGCTCGAACATCATCTGGTCTTCGACGCGCTGGTACTGCCGCGCCATCTCGAACCGCTGCTCGGTTTCGCCCGGCGACACCCTGGTCTGCCGATCGTGATCGACCACGGCGCCAAGCCGCCAATCTCTGAAGGCCGTTTCATCGACTGGTATGCGCGCATGAAAGTGCTTGCCGAACTGCCGAACGTTCACTGCAAGCTTTCCGGCCTGCTGACCGAGGCGGGCGACCAGAAGCCCCAGGCGGTGCGGCCTTATGCCGAAACCATTTTCGACCTGTTCGGCCCCGGGCGGGTCATCTGGGGCAGCGACTGGCCGGTGCTGAGGCTTGCCGGGGATTACCAAGCCTGGCTGGATCAATGTCTCGATATCGTGCCCGCCGACGCTCATGGCGAGGTCTTCGGCGGCAATGCCCAGCGTTTCTATCGACTCGGAGCGTAA
- a CDS encoding FadR/GntR family transcriptional regulator, with translation MNGPIKTAEPRRLYQQIADQIRVLIQGGQFPAGARLPAERELAQQLGVSRPSLREALIALEIDGSVEIRMGSGIYVTAEPDRRPWQSGSMGESPLELMQARAAVEGAVILLAAARVTPETLRSLRQTLDQMRTEIAEGRKALDLDRLFHLTIASQSGNSVLAHIVGDLFDERHSPMSAQIRVRFETPQTWGAALAEHEAIYAALETRNPLLAQAMMHAHLEESKQRWMNHETR, from the coding sequence ATGAACGGACCCATCAAGACGGCAGAACCGCGGCGGCTGTATCAGCAGATAGCCGATCAGATCCGGGTGCTGATCCAGGGCGGCCAGTTTCCGGCCGGCGCACGCCTGCCGGCCGAGCGGGAGCTTGCCCAACAGCTTGGCGTCTCGCGCCCGTCCTTGCGTGAAGCGCTGATCGCGCTTGAAATCGACGGAAGCGTCGAAATCCGAATGGGGTCGGGTATCTACGTGACGGCCGAGCCGGACCGCCGGCCATGGCAAAGCGGCTCCATGGGTGAAAGCCCGCTCGAGCTGATGCAGGCACGGGCCGCCGTCGAAGGCGCGGTCATCCTGCTCGCAGCGGCAAGGGTCACGCCGGAGACATTGCGGTCGCTGCGCCAGACGCTCGACCAGATGCGCACCGAAATCGCCGAAGGGCGCAAGGCGCTCGACCTCGACCGGCTTTTCCATCTGACCATCGCCAGCCAGTCGGGCAATTCGGTGCTGGCGCATATCGTCGGCGACCTGTTCGACGAGCGCCACAGCCCGATGTCGGCGCAGATCCGGGTGCGGTTCGAGACCCCGCAGACCTGGGGCGCTGCTCTGGCCGAACACGAGGCGATCTATGCGGCGCTGGAAACACGCAATCCGCTTCTCGCCCAGGCGATGATGCATGCCCATCTGGAGGAATCGAAACAGCGCTGGATGAACCACGAGACACGGTGA
- a CDS encoding ABC transporter permease, with protein MAEIIEVAKQKSGTFSDRQKDIIQKFAALGSLFVLIGVFSATSSAFFTIDNGMTVALQVTSIAFLGIGATCVIITGGIDLSVGSVLALSGVVAALAVKDFGTPVWLGMICGILTGSACGFINGILVTKMKLPPFIATLGMMMIARGVALQITGARAVSGLGESFGELGNGSLFRVVNIGDDGFPTIVFPGIPYPVILMIAIAIAVSYMLNRSVLGRHIYAVGSNADAARLSGVNVARIVSFTYVLSGTLAGLTGCVLMSRLVTAQPNEGVMYELDAIASAVIGGTSLIGGVGTISGTAIGAFVIGILRNGLNMNGVSAFTQQIIIGLVILVTVWIDQLRNRR; from the coding sequence ATGGCTGAAATTATCGAAGTTGCAAAACAGAAGAGCGGCACGTTCAGCGACCGCCAGAAGGATATCATCCAGAAATTCGCCGCGCTCGGCAGCCTGTTCGTGCTGATCGGCGTCTTCTCGGCGACCAGCAGCGCCTTCTTCACCATCGACAACGGCATGACGGTGGCGCTGCAGGTGACCTCGATCGCCTTTCTCGGCATCGGCGCCACCTGCGTCATCATCACCGGCGGCATCGACCTGTCGGTCGGCTCGGTCCTGGCGCTGTCCGGGGTGGTCGCGGCGCTGGCGGTCAAGGATTTCGGAACGCCCGTCTGGCTCGGCATGATCTGCGGCATTCTCACCGGCTCGGCCTGCGGTTTCATCAACGGCATCCTCGTCACCAAGATGAAGCTGCCGCCGTTCATCGCCACGCTCGGCATGATGATGATCGCCCGCGGCGTGGCGCTGCAGATCACCGGCGCACGGGCCGTCTCGGGGCTCGGCGAATCCTTCGGCGAGCTCGGCAACGGCTCGCTCTTCCGGGTGGTCAACATCGGCGACGACGGTTTCCCGACCATCGTTTTCCCAGGCATCCCCTACCCGGTCATCCTGATGATCGCGATCGCGATTGCCGTCTCCTACATGCTCAACCGCTCGGTGCTCGGCCGGCATATCTATGCGGTCGGCTCGAACGCCGACGCGGCGCGGCTTTCGGGCGTCAACGTCGCCCGCATCGTCAGCTTCACCTATGTTCTCTCCGGCACGCTGGCCGGCCTGACCGGCTGCGTGCTGATGTCGCGCCTCGTCACCGCCCAGCCGAACGAGGGCGTGATGTACGAACTGGATGCAATCGCCAGCGCCGTCATCGGCGGTACCTCGCTGATCGGCGGGGTCGGCACGATTTCCGGGACCGCGATCGGCGCCTTCGTGATCGGCATCCTTCGCAACGGCCTCAACATGAACGGCGTCTCCGCCTTCACGCAGCAGATCATCATCGGCCTCGTCATCCTGGTCACCGTATGGATCGACCAGTTGCGCAACCGCCGCTGA
- a CDS encoding sugar ABC transporter ATP-binding protein yields the protein MHGAAMLPGRVTSVAATEPLLRLDNISKDFPGVKALANVHFDLRRGEVHAVCGENGAGKSTLMKIVSGVYQPSSGTITYKGEERHFSSTRESEAAGIAIIHQELNLVPHLTVAENIYLAREPRRGFLGGSFLVDRKKLRADAKRCLDRLGVDINPDRPVRGLSVAQCQMVEIAKALSLDAEVLIMDEPTSSLTEQETRLLFKVIRDLKASGVGIVYISHRLDEMSEIVDRVTVLRDGRYISTDDFAATSIDAIVSKMVGRSLEEKFPDRTSVPSDEIIFSAQGLSRAGVFRDISFTLRRGEILGFAGLMGAGRTEVARAIFGADPLDTGTVTLHGQTLAISSPRDAIAAGIAYLSEDRKAQGLAVKMPVDANMTLANMEAVSNRFGLIDFARHARATKEYVDLLNIRTPSIKQPVRLLSGGNQQKIIIGKWLFRKSKMLFFDEPTRGIDVGAKLAIYRIMDELAANGIGVVLISSELPEILGMTDRVAVFHQGRITGVLETAKTDQEEIMRYASGYARSAG from the coding sequence ATGCATGGCGCCGCCATGCTGCCGGGCCGCGTCACGTCGGTTGCGGCCACCGAGCCGCTGCTCCGCCTCGACAATATCAGCAAGGACTTCCCGGGCGTCAAAGCGCTTGCCAACGTCCATTTCGACCTCCGCCGCGGCGAGGTCCATGCCGTCTGCGGCGAAAACGGCGCGGGGAAATCGACGCTGATGAAGATCGTCAGCGGCGTCTACCAGCCGAGTTCAGGCACGATCACCTACAAGGGCGAGGAACGGCATTTTTCCTCGACGCGGGAATCGGAAGCCGCCGGCATCGCCATCATCCACCAGGAACTCAATCTCGTGCCGCACCTGACGGTCGCGGAAAACATCTATCTCGCCCGCGAGCCGCGCCGTGGTTTCCTCGGAGGAAGCTTTCTGGTCGACCGCAAGAAGCTGCGGGCCGACGCCAAGCGCTGCCTCGACCGGCTCGGCGTCGACATCAATCCGGATCGTCCGGTGCGGGGATTGTCCGTCGCCCAGTGCCAGATGGTCGAGATCGCCAAGGCCCTGTCGCTCGACGCCGAAGTGCTGATCATGGACGAACCGACGTCGTCGCTGACCGAGCAGGAGACGCGGCTGCTGTTCAAGGTCATCCGCGACCTGAAGGCGTCGGGCGTCGGCATCGTCTACATCTCGCATAGGCTCGACGAAATGTCCGAGATCGTCGACCGCGTCACGGTGCTGCGCGACGGCCGCTACATCTCCACCGACGATTTTGCCGCCACCAGCATCGATGCGATCGTCTCGAAAATGGTCGGGCGGTCGCTGGAGGAGAAGTTTCCGGACCGCACGTCCGTCCCGAGCGACGAGATCATCTTCTCCGCGCAAGGCCTTTCGCGCGCCGGCGTCTTCCGCGACATTTCCTTCACGCTGCGCCGCGGCGAGATTCTCGGCTTTGCCGGCCTGATGGGCGCCGGCCGCACGGAAGTCGCCCGCGCCATCTTCGGCGCCGATCCGCTCGATACCGGCACGGTCACCCTGCACGGCCAAACACTCGCCATCAGCTCGCCGCGCGACGCGATCGCCGCCGGCATCGCCTATCTGTCCGAGGACCGCAAAGCGCAGGGGCTGGCAGTCAAGATGCCGGTCGACGCCAACATGACGCTCGCCAACATGGAGGCGGTCTCGAACCGCTTCGGGCTGATCGACTTCGCCAGGCATGCGCGGGCGACGAAGGAATACGTCGATCTCCTGAACATCCGCACGCCCTCGATCAAGCAGCCGGTTCGCCTTCTCTCGGGCGGCAACCAGCAGAAGATCATCATCGGCAAGTGGCTGTTCCGCAAGTCGAAGATGCTGTTCTTCGACGAGCCGACCCGCGGCATCGACGTCGGCGCCAAGCTGGCGATCTACCGGATCATGGACGAGCTTGCGGCAAACGGCATCGGCGTCGTGCTGATCAGTTCCGAGCTTCCGGAAATTCTCGGCATGACCGACCGCGTCGCCGTCTTCCACCAGGGCCGCATCACCGGCGTGCTGGAGACTGCGAAAACCGACCAGGAAGAGATCATGCGATACGCCTCCGGCTACGCTCGGTCGGCAGGATGA
- a CDS encoding zinc-binding alcohol dehydrogenase family protein, which translates to MLTIICDEPGKLSAIDRPRPLRGEGEVLVKLRRIGVCGTDLHIFTGNQPYLSYPRVMGHELAGTVEEAPAGSALEAGDTVSIMPYISCGRCHACLKGRTNCCRNLGVLGVHRDGGMTEYLSLPGAFVLKADGLSLDQAAMVEFLAIGAHAVARARIEPGQSVLVTGAGPIGLAVAIFAKLEGGAVTLLDGRGDRLDFARQQLGIASTVQLGPDDHGQLSGLTGGDFFEAVFDATGNPKAIERGFGFVAHGGTYVLVSIVSSDITFSDPEFHKRETTLLGSRNATTVDFERVMQAMREGKIPAALVTHRMMLSEVPERFPGLTDPAAGVVKALVEV; encoded by the coding sequence ATGCTGACTATCATCTGCGACGAACCAGGCAAACTCAGCGCCATCGACCGTCCCAGGCCTCTTCGCGGCGAAGGCGAAGTGCTGGTGAAGCTGCGACGCATCGGCGTCTGCGGCACCGACCTGCATATCTTCACCGGCAACCAGCCCTATCTCTCCTATCCGCGCGTCATGGGTCACGAGCTCGCCGGCACGGTCGAGGAAGCACCAGCCGGCAGTGCGCTTGAGGCCGGCGATACCGTCTCGATCATGCCCTACATCTCCTGCGGCCGCTGCCATGCCTGCCTCAAGGGCCGGACCAATTGCTGCCGCAACCTCGGCGTCCTCGGCGTGCATCGAGACGGCGGCATGACCGAATATCTGAGCCTGCCAGGAGCATTCGTGCTGAAGGCCGATGGGCTTTCGCTCGACCAGGCGGCGATGGTGGAATTTCTGGCGATCGGCGCCCATGCGGTTGCCCGCGCCAGGATCGAGCCGGGACAGAGCGTTCTGGTCACCGGCGCCGGTCCGATCGGGCTGGCGGTCGCGATCTTCGCGAAACTTGAGGGCGGAGCGGTGACGCTTCTCGACGGCCGTGGCGACCGGCTGGACTTCGCCCGCCAACAGCTTGGCATCGCCTCCACGGTTCAACTTGGTCCGGACGACCACGGGCAGCTCTCAGGCCTGACCGGTGGTGACTTCTTCGAAGCCGTCTTCGATGCGACCGGCAATCCGAAAGCGATCGAACGCGGGTTCGGTTTCGTCGCCCATGGCGGCACCTACGTGCTCGTCTCGATCGTTTCGAGCGACATCACCTTTTCCGATCCGGAATTCCACAAGCGCGAGACGACGCTGCTCGGCAGCCGCAACGCGACGACGGTGGATTTCGAGCGGGTGATGCAGGCCATGCGCGAGGGCAAGATCCCCGCAGCCCTGGTCACCCATAGAATGATGCTGTCGGAAGTGCCGGAACGCTTTCCGGGGCTGACCGATCCCGCGGCCGGCGTCGTCAAGGCGCTGGTGGAAGTCTAG
- a CDS encoding OpgC family protein — MKRFDIIDGMRGYFLVFMVLNHLIFAGGYFLVKINHNQLAFVEDAQGFVFLSGLLIGMVYAKKMLKNGYAAGRTAIYNRAFELYRYAMGIVLVVLVAQMLLPGAYSIWFNWLGYTTFDDPLRLAAIATFLYQPTFMDILPQYIVYMLFAPMLVKLVLEDKWHYVVAGSVILWMAAQLGLQQIATTPLNDLVMGADDQGIRVSFNLLGWQVVFYSGLVLGALTSAGKIKWSNILSPDNTFIPKVALLMVLFFLPLRLITAHELMPPHMIGKFASMEIRADFGPVYLLNFAAVAMLVTWLIVAGPKHKDEWVRRIAGAITWVFSIKYLQLLGRHSLYVYVWHVAIVYFVYYFDGRTPELDEFTKTAIALVSIALLSLPALWRERDKLFGTAQPAPVKVQQPAKPGAPQQMVIR, encoded by the coding sequence ATGAAACGCTTTGATATTATTGATGGTATGCGAGGATATTTCCTCGTTTTCATGGTACTCAACCATCTGATCTTCGCCGGCGGCTATTTTCTGGTCAAGATCAACCACAATCAGCTCGCCTTCGTAGAAGACGCCCAGGGCTTCGTTTTCCTGTCCGGCCTCCTGATCGGCATGGTCTATGCCAAGAAGATGCTGAAGAACGGCTATGCGGCCGGCCGCACCGCCATCTACAACCGCGCCTTCGAGCTTTATCGCTATGCGATGGGCATCGTGCTGGTTGTGCTGGTCGCGCAGATGCTTTTGCCGGGCGCCTATTCGATCTGGTTCAACTGGCTGGGTTACACGACCTTCGACGACCCGCTGCGCCTCGCTGCGATCGCGACCTTCCTGTACCAGCCGACCTTCATGGACATCCTGCCGCAGTATATCGTCTACATGCTCTTCGCCCCGATGCTGGTGAAGCTCGTGCTGGAGGACAAGTGGCATTATGTGGTGGCCGGTTCGGTCATCCTGTGGATGGCGGCCCAGCTCGGACTGCAGCAGATCGCCACGACGCCGCTCAACGATCTGGTCATGGGTGCGGACGACCAGGGTATCCGCGTGTCGTTCAACCTGCTCGGCTGGCAGGTCGTCTTCTACTCGGGCCTCGTGCTCGGCGCGCTGACCTCGGCCGGCAAGATCAAGTGGAGCAATATCCTTTCGCCGGACAATACCTTCATCCCGAAGGTGGCGCTGCTGATGGTTCTGTTCTTCCTGCCGCTGCGCCTGATCACCGCGCATGAGCTGATGCCGCCGCACATGATCGGCAAGTTCGCCTCGATGGAAATCCGCGCCGATTTCGGCCCGGTCTACCTCCTGAACTTCGCAGCCGTCGCGATGCTCGTCACCTGGCTGATCGTCGCCGGTCCGAAGCACAAGGACGAGTGGGTGCGCCGCATCGCCGGTGCGATCACCTGGGTGTTCTCGATCAAGTACCTGCAGCTTCTCGGCCGCCACTCGCTCTACGTCTATGTGTGGCACGTCGCGATCGTCTACTTCGTCTATTATTTCGACGGACGGACGCCGGAGCTCGACGAGTTCACCAAGACCGCGATTGCGCTGGTCTCGATCGCGCTGCTGTCGCTGCCGGCTCTATGGCGTGAACGCGACAAGCTGTTCGGCACGGCGCAACCGGCCCCGGTCAAGGTGCAGCAGCCGGCAAAGCCCGGCGCACCGCAGCAGATGGTCATCCGGTAA